A single window of Nicotiana sylvestris chromosome 3, ASM39365v2, whole genome shotgun sequence DNA harbors:
- the LOC104240688 gene encoding phosphatidylinositol N-acetylglucosaminyltransferase subunit C-like: protein MIQMEANISGSSSPIHSKWRKVVYGGMQPGFDDNHTDESFLEEMIMNANVVKRDLLKVVLDAVSISQYLCIVALVVLVWTYTLRNTLNEKYLLLLNVSLLGSGFFILLLTADMISFNLLLNYLLKNTFFITALYMLSPIYHTLTRSISSNSIWALTASLLILHLFLHNYSGSTVKAPGALENPTLTSNISLNASIVASLLISSRLPSRLHVFAIVLFSLQVFLFAPLVTYCVKKRSFKLHICFSLQLLVLTLIFTYQLHKLLFILLLGIFVFVNLVCPYWLIRIQEYKFEINGPWDEAKLCFNITE, encoded by the coding sequence ATGATACAGATGGAGGCTAACATCAGTGGGAGCTCTTCTCCAATCCATTCAAAATGGAGAAAAGTTGTTTATGGTGGGATGCAACCTGGCTTTGATGACAATCACACAGATGAATCCTTCCTGGAGGAAATGATCATGAATGCTAATGTTGTCAAAAGAGACTTATTGAAGGTGGTGCTCGATGCAGTTTCAATCTCACAATATCTTTGCATTGTTGCCCTTGTGGTTTTAGTTTGGACCTACACCCTCAGAAATACCTTGAATGAAAAATATCTTTTACTCTTGAATGTCAGCCTTCTTGGTTCGGGTTTCTTTATTCTGCTCTTAACTGCGGACATGATATCCTTTAATCTCCTCCTCAATTATCTCCTAAAAAATACCTTCTTCATAACTGCCTTATATATGCTGTCTCCTATCTATCATACACTTACTAGGTCCATAAGCTCGAATTCTATATGGGCGCTAACAGCTTCCCTTCTCATTCTCCATCTCTTCCTGCACAATTACTCAGGGTCCACCGTAAAGGCTCCTGGAGCTTTAGAAAATCCAACCCTGACAAGCAATATATCACTGAACGCGTCCATCGTGGCTTCACTTTTGATTTCATCCCGCCTTCCATCGAGGCTTCATGTCTTTGCTATTGTGCTATTCTCCTTGCAAGTTTTCCTTTTTGCTCCTTTAGTCACATATTGTGTCAAGAAGCGCTCTTTTAAGCTGCATATTTGCTTTTCCCTTCAGTTACTGGTTCTAACACTAATATTCACTTACCAGTTGCATAAGCTGCTTTTCATCTTGCTTTTGGGCATTTTTGTCTTCGTTAACTTGGTTTGTCCCTACTGGTTGATACGGATTCAAGAGTACAAGTTTGAGATTAATGGCCCCTGGGATGAGGCTAAGCTCTGTTTTAACATTACAGAATGA